The DNA sequence AGTGCGGCCATCGCGCCGATGAGATCGGCAACCACCTCTGGTTCGTTGTAGGCGGGTACCAGGATGGTGTACAGCGGGAGGTCGGCGTCGGGGATGGCCCGGGCCCGTTCGTCGCTGATGTTGATCGGGCCCGATGCCAGCCCTCGCCGGAACAGCAACAGCCTGTCGATCATCGACCAGACGTAACCGAGGGTGCAGACACCGATCAGGGCAGTTGCTGTCGGAATGGGTTGCCAGATGGCGAACCCGACAACCACCACGAGGAGCCCGATCAGGAAGTTCTTCTGCCATCCCAGAACTGCGATCGACGCCGATCTGAGCGGATCGGCCTCACGGAGCCCCTCGATGGCATCGTGCAACGCCGCGGCCTTGAACTCCTCGCTCAGTTCACCGGGAACCGAGGGCCCCGTGGGGTGCTCCGGTGGTCCCGTCATGCGGGTACCTGTTTCTTGAGCGGCGCGAGCTGCGCCTCGACCAGGTCTCTACCGAACTCGGTGAGCAGCCCCTCGTCCTTGAACACGGGGTCGTTGTTGGTCACCACGGAATTGCCGCGGAGCAGCACGGTGAAGACCGTGTTGAGGTTGCTGATCAGTGCGTTGGCCGGCTCGGGGAACGGTGCGTTCGCCTCGTGGTTGTCGACGGTCAACACGGTCACGCGCTGTGCGGCGCCGCCGTTTTCCCAGGTCCACGTGAGTTTGGTCCAGGTGACGAGCAGCTTGTCGTCGACCACCGCGTACATCCGCCCGATAATCCCGTTACCGAGGTTGACGTCACGTCCTGCACTGGAGCGGGTCTGCGACATGTCGTAGAGGACGTTGTCGGGGTAGATGGCGAACGAGATCGGTCGCCGGCTGGTGACGCTGTCGACCACCACCTCCCGCGGGCGGGACAGCTTGTCCCACTCGAAGTTCCCCTCTTCCGCGAGCATTCGTTGCCGGATGAGGACCGAGTTGGTGCCGAAGAACCTTTTGACCCAACGGTATTCGACTGTGCTCGTCGTCTGCCACTGCGGAGGGGAGATGAGCGGTGTACGGAACGCGAGGCCGTCCACCTGGCGTACCGGCGGGAGGTTGGGAACGGGAAGGGTGATGAAGGCCAGAAGGATTGCGATGACCGCGACCACCGGCACCGATCGCCACACCTCGCCTGCGGTCAACGGATTGATCGACCGCTCGAGCGGGCGTTTCTGCTCTCCTCGCCGCGAGTAGAAGTAGAGACCGAGGCTGACCACCACCGTCGCGGTCAGGGTGGGGGTCTGCTGATATACCATCATCGGCGCATTGGGGTAGAACTCGATGAGTACCAGCAGGATTGCGCCACCGACCGCAAACGTCAACGCCGCGCCGGTCACCGCGCGCCGCCAGGTGCGTCCGACGGCGATGGCGGTCGCGAACGCAGCGAGTCCGAGAGCGACCAGCCCCGCGATCTGACGGCCGCCCCCAAGTGTGATCACCATGATCCGATAGGGCAGCGGGAACATCAAGAGCAGCAGGAGCCAGACCCACGCGAACCGGGTGACAGGCCGAAGACCGAACAGCATGATGCTGGCGCTGATGAGGAAGATCCACATCGCGAGCAGATCGAGATGGAGAAGGCTGAAGTCGTCCGAGTATCGGCGCAGCAGAACGCCTTTGATGAGCAATGCCAGTACCAGGCCCATGAAACCGACGATCACGTCCGTCTGCCGGTCGTGGATCGGCAACTCGCCCGTGCGTCGCCGAGCCACGCCTTGTGCCGCCAGCAACGCCAGCCACGGGACCGAGAAGACGTAGCCGATCAAACTACCCGAGTACGCCTCTTCCGAGATGTTGAGCCACGTCGAGTAGAAGGCGATGAACGTCGCGGCGAGGATGATGGCCCATCGCAGCGCGATTCGCGACGCGGGGTGCCACCGCGAGAAGATCGATCCGGACGACGCCGCCACGGATCAGCTTCCCGGTTCGCGCCGACGACTGCGGATCACGATGATGGCGACAGCTATCGCGATGGCCACGAGAACACCCGCCCCGATCCACCGGATCAGTGAGCGGTTGTCTTCGGAGTCGGAGGTGTCCGACGTGGAGCCGATGTCGACGGTGAGCGCCACGGGGTCGCGATCCGGAACTGCCACAAGGGCATTGCCATTGAGTCGGACCCAGCGATCCCGGTCTGCGCCCAGCCATCCCAGCAACGCATCGAGCTGTCCAGGCGCACCCGTGGAGGTGGCCACCATGACCGTCCGCCCACCGTCGACCACGGTTTGCAAGGACCCGAAGTTCACCGCCGGGTCGAGGGTGAGGGTCGTCTCGTCGCCGTTTCCGTCGACCCCGGCGAAATCGATGGGGTTGTTGCCGGACTTGCTGACCGGCAGGTCGATGGTGGGATCGTCCCAGTTGTCGGCGGAGATCAGGATGGCCGGGAGCTTCGAGGTTGTCGCGGTCTCGAGCGGTACCACATTTGTTCCCAGCGGTACCGCGCTGAGTCGCTGAACACCCTCGATGATGGACACGGCACGGGCGGTGTCGGCGAAAGACCCGACTGTCAGACCGATTTGGAGTTCGGGCATCAACGCCTGCGGCACCGACTGGAATCCAGGCGGCACCGGCGGTGTGGCCGGAGTGCTCTGAACCGGGCTGTCGCCACTGACGTCGAGCGTGATGGGACTGGCCTCACCACATGCCCCGGTGTCACCGGCGGCGTCCACGGCCACGTTGAGGTCGGTGAAACGCTGGAGTAGCCGGTTGGGAATGGTGACCATCTCGTCGATGGTTCCGCTGGGTTCGGCGGCCCACCGGGTGATGACCTCATCACCGACCGAGACCACCACCTGACCGCCGTAGTTCGGCGGAAGCGGCGTGTACGACCCCTTGAGGTTGACCTTGATGTCGCCGGTCGGCCGGCCGAGGCGTGTCTGATCGAGGCCGATCGACACCTTGGGATCGGTGAGGGCGGTCGCGCTGGCGCCCGGCTCGCCGAGCTCTCGCAGCGTGGTCGCGTCGGGCGGGAGTTGCGGGCTGACGCGCAACGGTCCTGCCACTGCTTTCGAACTGACGGCCAGTCGCGACATGTCGCTGGTCAGCAGCCGCGTCTGATTAGTCAGGTCTGTGGCCGGTCCGCTGATCAGCAGCGCCGGCACTCCCACGGTCCCGAGGAGCGTCACCGCGCTGTCGGGGCGCTCGATGACGGATACGTGCCTCTCGAGCGCCGTGGATGGCGTGGGCGGCGTGGGCTGGCCTTCCGGAAGTGTCTGCATCACAACGTCGACAGGTTGCTCACCGTAATATCCGACCACGGCCGATGCCAGCGCGACGGCCGAATTGGATTCGGCCTGCGTCGGTGTTGCCGGGATCGCGATCGTCAGTCGCTGGAGAATCGGCGGCAGGAAGTCGGCGACGACGGTGGGCGCAACCTCGGTTCCGGCAAAGACCACGGACGGCGTGAGAAGCGTGAGTTGGTCGGTCTCATCGAACACGCAGAAACCCGCCGGTGGCACAACAAAACTGCGAATGGTGACGATGACCGCGTTGTCGATGACCTCGGCGCCGCGCAATCCGATCGTGACCGGCGTCCGGTCGGCTGACGGCACATCGACGGACGACAGTATCTCGCCGTCTTGGACGACGGTCAGGGTGGCGCTCTGCGCATTCGGCGGCAACTGAACCGTGGCTCGGATGTCGGTCGGCGTCAGCCCTTCGGGTACGGGAATTGTCACCGTTGTCGAAGCTTGCTGGCCGGGAAAGGCGAGATTCTCTCCTGCGCCCAGTGAATCGAGGCTCAGGGTGGGGGCCGCCGACACAATGCCGCCGTCGCCTGGTGCCGCGCCGGCGTGCGGCGCAACAAGAATGGCTGGGGCTGCTGTGAATATCGCCGTAGTGATCGCGGCGAACAGGCGAAGTAATCGAGAGTGTGCCGTTGTCATCACGGCAATACTAAGCATCAATCACTATCTGGCTCCGGATGAACGCGCTTTTTCTTTTACCGTGCCTGGATACGCCCAGGTGACGTGCGAAGACCGTTGCTTTTCGGCGCGCCAGGATTAATTTGCCGGAAGATCCGCGTACCCGCGAATACTTGCGTTGCTGGCCGGTTCCCAGCCGATCAGTGGCCGCGGCGTTTCGACAACCGAGTAATCGGAGGCGTCACCTGTGATGATCGTCGACCGATCGCGGTGCACTCCCACCGGGATGTCTCCGGCCAGGGTGACCCGGTTGACCCGACGGTATTGATCACCGAAGTCTGCGACGCCGTAATGCTGGGTGGACCGATTGTCCCAGATGGCAACATCGCCTTCATTCCAATTCCACCGGAATGTATTGTCGGGCCGTTCGATTCTGGCCTGAAAGAGTCTGAGTAGGTCTGCTGTTTCCGAGGTTTTGAACCCGGTGAATGACTGGACGAAGTGGCCGAGAGTGAGTGCGCGCTCCCCGGTCTCGGGATGAACGCGGACCACGGGGTGCTCTGTTCGGTAGATGGTCTTCCCGAACTCTGCTCGGTACTCGGGATCGGAACTGTCGCCGACCGTGAGGTGTTCGGCGTAGTCGTAGTCGTTCGAGTGCACAGCCCGCAACCGGTCGGCAAGCGCGCGCAACGGAATGGGGAGTGCAGCGTAGGCGGCGACGGTCGATGCCCACATCGTCGCGCCGCCGTAGCTCGGTCGCTGGATGGAACGCAGGACCGAGATCTTCGGGATTCGGTCGACAAATGTCACATCGGTGTGCCAGGAGTTCGCGGCCCCTTCGAGCGGCAGGAGGTCCTCACCGCGGGACAGCACCGTGGGGTGCGCCTTGGTGGGGCTGCCCAGGACGGATGCGAATGCGTACTGCGCGTCGTCGTCGAGGTGGTGCTGGCCGGTGAAGATCACGGCCTTGTGAGTGGCGATCACCGAACGGACGGCCTCGACGGTGGCCGCATCGAGGTCTGCCGACAAACGCACGCCGTCCACCCGTGCGCCGAGGTGCTCGCCGAGTTTGGTCACCGACAGGGCAGTGCGCGGGACCGCGATGGAACTGACGGTGGTGGAACGCGATTCGGCGATGGCAGTCATGTCGTCGAGTCTGTCCGAGCATGCCGCAGCGGGACAGGGTTCGGCTCAGGCTGAGTGAAAGTCGGGGCTCGGCGACCGCCGCCGAAGCCTGGTCCGGGAGGGGTCACCGGACCAGGCCTCGGCGCAGGTCAGATCTTGCTGTACGCCTCGGTCAGAACCGAACGCAGGATCTGCTCGATCTCGTCGAATTCGCCCTGTCCGCAGATCAGCGGTGGCGCGAGTTGGACAACTGGGTCGCCGCGATCGTCGGCGCGGCAGTAGAGGCCCGCGTCGAACAGTGCCGTGGAGAGGAAGCCGCGTAGGACGCGTTCGGACTCATCGGGGGTGAAGGTCTCCTTGGTCGTCTTGTCCTTGACCAATTCGATCCCGTAGAAGTAGCCCTCGCCACGTACATCCCCGACGATGGGCAGATCGTTCAGCCGTTCCAGGGTCGAGCGGAACGCCGGCGCGAGGTCCCTCACCCTGTCGTTGAGGCCTTCGCGCTCGAAGATGTCGAGGTTCGCCAACGCAACGGCGGCCGAAACAGGATGTCCGCCAAAGGTGTATCCGTGAGCGAACGAGGTCGAGTTGTCGTTGAAGGGTTCGAACAATCGATCCGAGGCGATCATCGCGCCGATCGGGGAGTAGCCCGACGTCATCCCTTTGGCGCAGGTGATCATGTCGGGGATGTAGTCGAAGTCGTTGCAGGCGAACATGGAACCGATCCGCCCGAAGGCGCAGATCACCTCATCCGACACCAGCAGAACGTCGTACTCGTCGCAGATCTCGCGGACCCGCTGGAAATAGCCGGGTGGGGGCGGAAAACAGCCGCCGGCGTTCTGTACCGGCTCCAGGAACACCGCCGCGACGGTGTCGGGGCCCTCGAACTCGATGGCTTCGGCGATCCGGTCGGCCGCCCACCTGCCGAACGCCTTCGGGTCGTCGCCGTGCTCGGTCGCGCGGTAGATGTTGGTGTTGGG is a window from the Williamsia sp. DF01-3 genome containing:
- a CDS encoding cellulose biosynthesis cyclic di-GMP-binding regulatory protein BcsB translates to MTTAHSRLLRLFAAITTAIFTAAPAILVAPHAGAAPGDGGIVSAAPTLSLDSLGAGENLAFPGQQASTTVTIPVPEGLTPTDIRATVQLPPNAQSATLTVVQDGEILSSVDVPSADRTPVTIGLRGAEVIDNAVIVTIRSFVVPPAGFCVFDETDQLTLLTPSVVFAGTEVAPTVVADFLPPILQRLTIAIPATPTQAESNSAVALASAVVGYYGEQPVDVVMQTLPEGQPTPPTPSTALERHVSVIERPDSAVTLLGTVGVPALLISGPATDLTNQTRLLTSDMSRLAVSSKAVAGPLRVSPQLPPDATTLRELGEPGASATALTDPKVSIGLDQTRLGRPTGDIKVNLKGSYTPLPPNYGGQVVVSVGDEVITRWAAEPSGTIDEMVTIPNRLLQRFTDLNVAVDAAGDTGACGEASPITLDVSGDSPVQSTPATPPVPPGFQSVPQALMPELQIGLTVGSFADTARAVSIIEGVQRLSAVPLGTNVVPLETATTSKLPAILISADNWDDPTIDLPVSKSGNNPIDFAGVDGNGDETTLTLDPAVNFGSLQTVVDGGRTVMVATSTGAPGQLDALLGWLGADRDRWVRLNGNALVAVPDRDPVALTVDIGSTSDTSDSEDNRSLIRWIGAGVLVAIAIAVAIIVIRSRRREPGS
- a CDS encoding aspartate aminotransferase family protein, whose protein sequence is MTALDTETANLGTRSARHLWGHFSRHGDQTIPPVITRGEGARIFDDRGQSYLDGLSGLFVVQAGHGRDELADAAAKQAKELAFFPLWSYATPPAIELAERLAGYAPGDLNRVFFTTGGGEAVESAWKLAKQYFKLKGKPGKHKVISRAIAYHGTPQGALAITGIPALKEAFEPLTPGAFRVPNTNIYRATEHGDDPKAFGRWAADRIAEAIEFEGPDTVAAVFLEPVQNAGGCFPPPPGYFQRVREICDEYDVLLVSDEVICAFGRIGSMFACNDFDYIPDMITCAKGMTSGYSPIGAMIASDRLFEPFNDNSTSFAHGYTFGGHPVSAAVALANLDIFEREGLNDRVRDLAPAFRSTLERLNDLPIVGDVRGEGYFYGIELVKDKTTKETFTPDESERVLRGFLSTALFDAGLYCRADDRGDPVVQLAPPLICGQGEFDEIEQILRSVLTEAYSKI
- a CDS encoding TauD/TfdA family dioxygenase, producing the protein MTAIAESRSTTVSSIAVPRTALSVTKLGEHLGARVDGVRLSADLDAATVEAVRSVIATHKAVIFTGQHHLDDDAQYAFASVLGSPTKAHPTVLSRGEDLLPLEGAANSWHTDVTFVDRIPKISVLRSIQRPSYGGATMWASTVAAYAALPIPLRALADRLRAVHSNDYDYAEHLTVGDSSDPEYRAEFGKTIYRTEHPVVRVHPETGERALTLGHFVQSFTGFKTSETADLLRLFQARIERPDNTFRWNWNEGDVAIWDNRSTQHYGVADFGDQYRRVNRVTLAGDIPVGVHRDRSTIITGDASDYSVVETPRPLIGWEPASNASIRGYADLPAN